The Musa acuminata AAA Group cultivar baxijiao chromosome BXJ2-2, Cavendish_Baxijiao_AAA, whole genome shotgun sequence genome contains the following window.
AACCACTGGAAATGGAAGAACAATTCTAGAAAAGAATTTGCTTTCCTGAAGCAACACGATAGCGTGCATAGTTAGCAAGCTGCCTTCAGAAATGCCGTCATCCATTTGTGTCTTCTTCCGTATGCAACATAAgtgaagaactccaattcttgaaGTGATTGGCCTTGAGTACACAAACCACTAGATGTTGAAGGAGATACAAGAAAAGGCTTTTGTAGTCACCTTCGCCTGCGAATTAGTTTCCGCACACTTCAAATCGCTTCCTTGATTCGCCGTTTCCTCGGGAAGACCTCACGGCTATCTTCTGCCCCGGAAAAATAGCCAAGCATATCTTTGTGTCTGCTCTTTGTTGGGCTATGGAGagtcaaaaaggaaagaaagataaAGGGAAAGAAGACACGAAGAAAGAAAAGTGATCACCTCGTCCTCACGCCGATGAACACAATTAACCAGACTCCTTATCATTCTCTCTTTTCTGTATAGAGTTAACGAGAtaactataatttgcattatataCCAACATGAAATGCACTGTAAGCAAAGTTGATAGCAGCCATTATGATTATTGTTTGTcaacaaagagagaaagaaagtgtCATATAACTCTTCAATGCAGTTTACAGAAAGAACATAATGTTCCGTAAACATTTCCATACAGTTAACAGAGTATGAGCTTTACCTTGGATGATGGTGTAAGCCTCATTAACTAATTTGTCTTTGGTCATCCGGAGAAGCAAAAGAAAAGGCCTTTAAACAATCAGCTTCTTTTTATGCAGGACATCCTAACCCTAAAATTTCAATCATTCATTGTAGCTGTGGCTTTTCACAAAGCTCTTCACAGCCCCCAAAAGAATCCAATACAGTGTTTCCATAAGTTTACATCTTTCTGTCGCTTTTCTATGTACTGAATACTATTGCCAAATGAAAGTCTGCTGGTAAACCTATTAGTATCCTTTTTTGCTTAGTTATAATTCATGTGACTGAAGTTCTGTGATTGTGCATGTTCTCAAAATTTTGAAGAACATTAAAGAAGTGTATGCACGAAGGGGATGAAGTACTTACAGAGAAcaaactaagtttgtcatgaacttgataGATAAATGAACTCCAATATGCCAGCATAGTCCATGATGGAAAGATCAAAAGGCACTTTACATCTGCAAAATCATGTTGAGTAGCATCTGAGATCCAAGCATGAGGCCTGCAGAGCTCCCTAGCTAAAACATGTAGGAAAATCTGTCAAGGAATAACTACAATCGACATGGACATAATTGTAATAGAAAGCAACAGCAACACAAAAGAATGAGCTCCAACACATCTTTAAACAGGAATATTATCCTTGATTCCTATCTACAATATGGAATGTACATGGGTTAAACTCATGACTTTGCCATCCAATGCATACCAACTTTGACAACACGAGATCTAGACCAAGTATACCAGGAAAAAGGCAAAAACAGTAATCTTGGATTTAGGTTTAAATATTTTGAGCTCAAGAGGTTAAGAGTGCACTAAAGCCAAACGAAGGTTAAATCATGATGGATGAACATTATTCCTGAGTTCAACCAGTTATGCTACCAATCGGGCTTCTTCTGTGTCTGGAATTATGATGTCCAGCCTCATCATAGGTTTGTAACTCTCAGGAATTTCTGCCCCTGCTTGTACACACACCTCTACAACCGCTGGAGCTTTACCATGGTACCTTCTGAGAGCAGTCTGCAAAGGTGGTCCATGTGGATCACGTAAATGCCATACATAATTTTGGGGGATCACCTCATCCAATATCGCATCCTGCCACCCGTGCTTCCCATCCCTCCATTGGTGCTTGAAGGCCCCACAGAGCTTTGCATTATGTCCCCATGGACCTACATGCACCTCAGAGCAATAACCACAAGCTTTCACTGAATACTTCTTCATCAGCTGCCTCACACCACGTCTCACACTGCTGTATGCTTTCAAAGTCCTTTCAGCAAGCCTTCTTGTATCGGATGCTGACAATGGCGGTTGCTCAAATTGGGCTCCATAGGTGTCCAGCTCTGCAAGGAGCGACATGCAATTTTCCGAGAGGTGTGGCTTTGGTTCCTCCACATATCCACCTCTGTCGATCACTTTTTTCCCAAGCATTCGGATCGGAGAAGTCCTTCTCCGCGAAGGGTATTCAGGAAAATCGACACCTGCCTGAATACATAGCTCTACAACTGCAGGGATTCTATCATAGTCAAACCGAGTCTCATGCTTGATGCGTCGACCAAAGGGATCAAAGAGGTGGTATGATTCAATAGGGATGAGAACATCATTAATGGAACCTTTAACCCAACTGTGGTAGCTTCTCCGCTGCTCACTTCCAGTGCCATGACAGTCTTGAATCTGGTGGCCAACTGGACCAACATGGACTTCAGGACATTTGCTGAGGTGGAAagtcaaaaatgagttcaatcatggaCAGTGAAAGCTATAAACAGAAATTCATGCGAGATGAAAGTAAGGTATTTGAGTTTCACATCTTAAATAATTGACAGGTACTAAAGAAAACGACTAATTTATTTCTATGCTTCCATACTGTTTACATAGTTCATTTATCATAATTAGGTGCTTTAAAACCCCTAACATTAACCATATACGGAGAAAATGCGATAAATAAACAGTATGAGAATGTGTGTAACACTGTCTCAAACAAAAAGAAATACTAGAAATAAATTTTGAAATGGGCATCAATCTTATACATAAGTGAATTTGAGATGCCTAATTAATGCAGCAAAAGCTTTAGTCTAGCTTGATAATTTTTTCAGGCAGTTTATCCAGAACACAAGTTTCTTTCAAGGGATGCTATTGAATTGTGAAAAGAATATAGCACTGCATTAGAAAATAGAGAGGGGATGGAGTAAATATGCTCAATCATCAGGGATAACATAGAAAAGAGAGGCCACAACTTTTCTTCAACTTACCTACAACCATATACTGTAACCACATTCAGTAGCTGTGAGAGGCCTTTGATCAACACCTTCCAATGGTCCAACACCTCATAAGCTACAGGAATAAGTTCAGGAACCAATAGACCATTTTTGGGGGGCT
Protein-coding sequences here:
- the LOC135581919 gene encoding APO protein 1, chloroplastic-like, whose amino-acid sequence is MAVMLGIAIVPPPSKCLFVHPPLSSNSDWTPPATPFLLRPSNPSFSSSSFPISVARRFDASPKTVSGSRTWQPRPHPDANRELYHLSDKKMYKRHKQNVDLPSILPKNKKKPYPIPIQKMQRAARRDKRLAEMGIEKPLEPPKNGLLVPELIPVAYEVLDHWKVLIKGLSQLLNVVTVYGCSKCPEVHVGPVGHQIQDCHGTGSEQRRSYHSWVKGSINDVLIPIESYHLFDPFGRRIKHETRFDYDRIPAVVELCIQAGVDFPEYPSRRRTSPIRMLGKKVIDRGGYVEEPKPHLSENCMSLLAELDTYGAQFEQPPLSASDTRRLAERTLKAYSSVRRGVRQLMKKYSVKACGYCSEVHVGPWGHNAKLCGAFKHQWRDGKHGWQDAILDEVIPQNYVWHLRDPHGPPLQTALRRYHGKAPAVVEVCVQAGAEIPESYKPMMRLDIIIPDTEEARLVA